The nucleotide window AGATAGCGGGCGACGGTGTCGAATACGATCATGCTTCTGGCATGGCCCATGTGGATGTCATCGTACACGGTGACTCCGCAGACGTACATGCGAACCTTGCCAGGCTCTATCGAAACGAATTCTTCTTTGGAATTGGTCAGCGTGTTGTGGATTAACAGAGACATCGCGCCCCAATAGGGCAGATGATAGATAAGTTTGCACCTTGGGTCCGTTATGATCGTCGGATGAAGGCAGGAAAGATATACCTATGAAGATGTTCGCAATCCGATACAAATGAGAAAGGATTTCGGTTCAAAGCCTTGCGTCTATCCGATGCCGGTGTTCATAATCGCCACTTACGGGGAGGACGGCGTCCCCAACGCCATGAACGCGGCATGGGGAGGCATCGCCGAGGAGGACAGGATAACGATATGCCTTGATCCCTCGCACAAAACCACCGAGAACATACTCGCCAAGAAGGCGTTCACGGTGAGCATGGCCACGGAGGACTATGTCGCCGAATGCGATTACGTAGGCATCGTATCGGCCAACGACGTCCCCGACAAATTCGCGAGGGCAGGGTTCCATGCCGAGAGAAGCGGGAAGGTCGACGCGCCGCTGATAAAGGAGCTGCCGATGGCCCTGGAATGCGATTTAATAAGCTTCGATGAGAGCACTTGCACCCTCATAGGGAAGATCGTGAACGTCTGCGCCGACGAGAGCATCCTCACGGACGGAAAGATCGATCCCAAGAAGCTCAGGCCGATAGTCTACGACACCGTGAACAAGAGATACTACTCCTTCGGGTCTGAAGTCGGGAAAGCGTTCGGAGAGGGGAAGAAGCTGATCCGAGGGCCTCTCCGATTTTTCAGATAAAATGAGGTTCCGGGGGATCCCCGGAGCCCGTTTGAATCAGGACTTGATGTCCTTGCTCCAGTCGTCCGATATGGATTCGCTGGCTTTGTCCTTGCTTCTCCTGACTTCGGCGACCACTTTCCCGACCGCGGCGAACATGGAGCTCGCGCCCGCCTCGTTCTGCTCATAGTTGGCAGCGCGGTTGGCGTCGATGCCGAGGGATGCCGCTTCGGTAACGGAATCAATGTTCGCTCCTATGAACAGGAATTCCCAATCCTCTTTCTTGCGGGTTTCGATCAGGTTCTTTATCGTGTCGCGCCTGTATTCGTGGCTGGCGTTCTCGTAGCCGTCCGTTATTATGACGAACATCGTTTTCCCGGGTTTCGAAGATTCTTCGGCCCCGTCCTGCTTGGCTTTGATGCTGTTTATCGTCTTTCCGACGGAATCCAGGAGCGCTGTGGACCCTCTGACAAAGTATTCTTTGGAGGTCATTTCGGGGATTTCCTTGAGGGAGACCCTGTCGTAAAGCAGTTCGTACTGGTCGTCGAAGAGGACCACCGTTACCAGCGCGTCGCCCTCTTCCTTCTTCTGCTTCTCGATCAGAGAGTTGAAGCCGCCGATGGTATCGCTCTCTTTACCGCTCATGCTTCCGCTTCTGTCGAGTATGAATACCAATTCCATCAGGGACTGATCCATGGCCGGTTAATGGCAATTCAGATTAAAAAATCATCTTTCCGAAGGGCCTATGGGGCAGGTTTCTCAGGCCCTTCGCCTTTTCACCCCGATGAAGGCCCCCATTTCGCCATCCTCGCTCACGACTCTTTTCGCGTCTATCCCTGCGGCGGCCATGAAAGCGATCATCTCGGAATCTTTGTACACATTCATCGGAGGCTCTGCGTTGGCCTTGGCTTCCTCGTAGTTGTCGTCAGTGATAGGTTTGCCGTCCGGGATGCATATGGTGGCTCCCTCGGCCATGACGCGGCCGATCTCCTTGAATGCCTTGCCGATGTCCTCCCAGAAGAAGTAGCTGGCATTGGAGATGACGAGTCCGAATTTCCCGTCCTCGTAAGGCATGTCGTGGACGTCCCCGATGATCAGTCTGAGCCTCCCCTCGTCGATGAAGTATCTGTCGTACTCGCTGGCGTATTGGTATGAGACCTCGGAGATGTCGATGCCGTATCCTCTGGCTTTGGTGAACCTCCTGAGGATGAGCCTGGAGACGATACCGCCTCCGTACCCTATGTCGAGGATGAACTCCGGGTCGATGTCAGGTATCTGGGCGATGGCCCATTCGATCCCGGGGCGGTGCCCTTCGTTCATGTGGTCTATGACCGACGGTCCGAGGTCGCCGTGGGGCATCCTGCATTGCATGATGTCGAAGTTCTCTTCCCCGTATCTGGGCGCTTCCGGCCTAGCCTTTCTGTCGAGTATGTTTGCCATGTCGCTGAACCTCCCGCAATATCCGGGCATTTCGCTGGGATGATGGGTGGGATGCAATCGCCAACATATGATAAAGGATATTCTCCGCAGGATATCGGATTCTTGAAGAACATCCGGCCGGAGTTCAGGCACCCATCATGCGGTCTGCTGTCCGGCTTCCCTCATCAGCCTTCTCATGCTTGCATAAGCCAGAGCCATCACGATGCATCCTCCGCCTATGTTCAGCGCGGCCATTATCAGCATGATACCCTGGAACGGATCGATGCCCAGGAATCCGTACGCCGACAGCGCGAACAGGATCAGCCTCAGAATCGACCAGAACAGATCGAAATACATCGGGATCTTGGCCTTCTTCATGGCCTGGAGCAGCGAAGCTCCGATCCCTTTGATGGCCATGAAGGGCATCGTCAAGCATATGAGCCTCAGCGCCTGGGCAAGGTCCGGAAGCAAGGCGCCCATACTCTCCTCGTAAGTGAATATCGACATCAGAGGCTCGGCAAAGATGAAGATAAGCACTGTAAATACGGCCGCGATGCAAAGAGTCAGCTTCAGGGCGTAATCGGCCGCCCCCTTCATCTTGACGAGATCTTTCTGGCCGTACGAAGAGGAAGCGATGGGAAGCATCGAATGCTCCAGAGATTTCCCGGGGAGATTGAACAGGGACGTTATCCTGAACGGGTAGTTGTAGATCAGCACCGCCGTAGTCCCTCCCGCGACTATGATGAAAATCCTCTGGGCGAACACGGTGAAGTTGGTGATCAGGTCCTGGAATGTCTTCGGGATCCCGACGTTCATGATCTCTTTGACGGCATCCTTGGAGAAGCGGAAATTCGAGCGGTCCATCCTGACGGCGGTCTTGCCTTCGGCGTACCACCGCAATCCTATCATCAGCGCTATGAGGGCGGAAAGGCCTGTCGAGATTCCTGCGCCCATGATCCCCATGTTCAGCGCGTAGATGAGGAAGGGATCGAGGACTATGTTCAGAAGCGCCGCGGCCATCTGGATTGCGGTGGACTTGCGGGCCGCTCCCTCACCTCTGAACAGACCGCCGATGACGGAATGGGCCATCAGTATGGGAGCCATGGCTATGAACGGGATCATGTAGTCCCAGCATTCTGTCCTGATGTTCTCGGCGCCCAGAATCCATAAAGCAGGATCCATCGCGAAGAACATGATCGCAGAGGAAGCCAGACCAAGCAATATGCTGAGGATCATAGCGTTGCTGGCAATGGAGCCGGCGATCTCTTTGTTCCCTTGGCCAAGGCGGAACGCAATGGCGGAGGTAGCTCCGATCCCTATCCCCATGCCGGCGCACATAAGCAGGCCGTAGAACGATATCGACACGGAGATGGCCTCGGATGCGGACTTTCCCAGGCCCGATATCCAGAAGGTGTCCACGAACTGGTTGAGCTCGATGACCGCGAAAGCCACCAGGAACGGGACGAACATGCTCCGTATGGCTTTCTTGTAGTCCCCTAAGAGTATATCCAAGTCGGTGCCGTCGGATCTCAGCAGCTTAACCAGTTTCCCGCCCCCAATCAAATAATGGCCGATGCGTCCAACCGTATGCCCGCCGCAGATAACAGTTTTGCGTAACCGTTCCGCAATTGCATGGGAATATAGACCATAGCGATGATGACTGCGAGAAACAAAGCAGAAATACGGATGGATTAATGCTCCATGCGATTGAAATGCAGGAAATATGCCAGTTCATGAGGCCCCACGGGGAAGAGGGGAAGAAGGTCATTGAGGAGATGATAGAATCCCACAAGGACCAGATCGAGTGGGGCGTGCAGCAATTCCCGGAGATCCATCCGGAGAGGATCCTGGACATAGGGTGCGGAGGCGGGAATTTCTCGCGTCTGCTTCTTGAAAAATATCCCGGTTCCAAGGTATACGGGCTGGACATCTCCGAGACTTCCTTAGAATACTGCAGGGAATACAACGGGAAATACGTCGGCGAGGGGCGTCTGGAGCTCACGCTCGGAGATGTAATTGACATGCCATACGATGACGGGTTCTTCGACCTGATCGTCTCGAATTCCAGCTATTTCTTCTGGCCAGACCTCAGAGGGAGCATGAAGGAGATCGCCCGCGTGCTGAGAGAGGACGGGCTGGTCTGCATAACCACGGGCTGCCATTTCGAGAATCATTCCGACGCTGAAGGCGAGGAGTTCTGCGACGGGTTCCGCGTAGTCACCGGATCGGAGATGATGAGCTGCTACGAAGGGGCGGGGCTCAGATACCGCGCATGCGTAGGTCCCGGAGGCAGGAAATGCGCCTATTTCGGCAGGAAGGGAACCGACGATGAAGAAGGGATAAGGCAGCACATGCTCCCCCGCGGCGAGGAAGGGGAAGCGGTGCTGAAGAGCATGAACGATGATCACAGGCCACAGATACAGTGGGGGATAGACCATCTCCCAGAGATCCGCCCTTCGAAGATACTCGATGTGGGATGCGGCGGAGGGGTGTTCATCAGGCTCGTCCTGGAAAGGTATCCCGAGGCCAAAGGATTCGGGATAGATCTGTCCGAGCTTTCGGTGGAGCATGCGAGAGCCTTCAACGCCGATCTGGGTGACAGGGCAGAGTTTGAGATTGCCAATGTGGAGAGGCTGCCGTTCGGGGACGGGGAGTTCGATCTCGTAGTGTCCAATGCGAGCCACTTCTTCTGGCCGAACCTCGCCGAGGACATCAAGGAGGTGGGCAGGGTCATCAGGACGGGAGGCACGCTATGCTTCACCGCCGGGATACATTACGAGACCAAGCCCGCGGAAGAGGAGATGAAGGGCGAAGGCGTGAGGAATTACGCCATCGACAGCGAGATGATCGGGATGCTTGATGCGGCCGGAATCGACGCGGAATGCTTCGCGGATCCGGAGAGCGGAAGGTATGTCGCATATGTGGGGATCAAAAGGCGACGATATCGGAGTCTCATCATCAATGAATGCCTGTACTCCAGGCTTTTCCTCTACCAGCAGGTCAAGGACACGAGGGTGGAGGCGGATGTCTTCAGGTTCCCGTTGGCGTCTACGTTCAGGCCGTAGTTGCTCAGGACGCTCTGGGCCACTGTCGAGTCCGATCCGCTCACGTCGACCCCGTTGACGGAGAGGGATTTGACTGCCCAGGTGACGTTGGCGGGCCCTGCGGTCTTGGCGGTCGGGAAGGTCGAGGCGGTTCTCTGGACGCTGTAGACGTTGGGGGTGTTCTACCTGGCGACCTTTTCCTCGACGACGGCGGTGATGTCCCTGCTCCCTGCGGAGGTGCCGGTGAGGGTCTGGTGGAAGACGTAAGTCCCGGTTGCCGTCGGCTTCCCGGTGATCTTCCCGGTGGTGGCGCTGATGGTCAGTCCGATGTAGGATGTCCAGGCGCTGGTCGCGGTCCCGCCGTTCTTGCTCATGGTGGTCGTGACGGTTCCGGAGGTCGGGAACGCGGGCGCGGTCAGCTTGGTGGTGCCCTTGATCGCATAGATGGTGTAGTTCTGGGCGTCGACGGAGGCCGGGTTGGAGACCCCGACGGTCAGGGTGGTGCTCACGCCGAATCCGGGGCCGTTGGCGGGCTGCATGGTGGCGGTCCCCTCGGAGACCTGCGTGTATCCGCTGGAGGTTTGGCTGTACTTGCTCGGAGAGACCGACGTGCTCATGAAGTTAGTCGCGCTCGCGTAGACGCTCACGACGGTGTCGGGGAGGTTGAACGTCGGGGTCCAGGACCACGTCATCCCTCTGCCGATGTCCACGTTGGCCGTGTTGTCGGTGGCTCCCGTGCTCTGGTCGGACGCGAGCGCGGGGCTCACGGCGACGGCCAGCATCAGGGCCACGGCGACCGCGGCCAAGAATTTGCTTTGGCATTTCATGTCTATCACTCTTTGAAAACAGATCGGAGGCCCGTGAGCCCCCAGAACGCGCCCCTCGCCGACGACACGATCCCCTCCAAGATTCCGGGCGCGGACGGTGCGCGGAACTCCGGCTCCCCAGCCGCGACCTCGGAAGAGCCGAGCGGACGGGCGGCGGACGTGCTCTCGCACAGGACCCACCTCTTGCCGGACCATTCCCAGGCGAGGTCCGCCTTCACTTCGGATTCCACGCCCACGGCTATGTGGACGGGGAAGTCGAGAAGTATGGCGTCGTATCCCATCGCCAGGAGGACCGAGCAGAGGAGGACGGCGGTGTCTTCGCAGTCCCCTTTGTGGAGGTAGAGCGTCTGCGCCGGCGCGGCCCAGAATTCGTGGCGGCCGAACAGCTCCCCGTCCCCGGCGTATTCGACGGCCGAGCCGACGAACCTCAGCGCGGCGAGCTTCCGGACGTCGTCGGGGTATCCCCCGGTCTCCGACAGGATGTGCGCCGCGACCGCCATGACATAGGGGTCATCGGGGTCTATGAGCGCGGTCGGCGCCGTTATCAGCCCCGTAGGGCCTCTTACGGCCCGGTCAGGCCCGGCTCCGTAGTAATCCTTGTCCGTGACGTTCAGGCTCAGGGAGCAAAGGCGCCCCCCGTTCCCGTCGGGTCCGGGGCATATCCAGACGAACTCGTCCGATCTCTCTGTGGAGTCCGCGGCGAGCTCAAGGTGGTGTTCGGGCGCATGCGCCGCCCAAGGAGGAACCTGAAAGCGGCGTGGCGTTCCATGAATCGCTACAGCGCGGGGACGCTTATCAAATCTCGAAAATGTGCATTCCGAACGGATGATGCATGCGAACTTTAGATGCACAATAATTTTTGATGCACTGAATTCTTGTGATGCAAATGTGAAAGTTCAAATAGTATTGGCGTACGGACGCGCTTTCCGGGCAGATTTAAGCGGTGTGGAAGCATCATGCTGTCCATGGGGCTTCCGCGGGCGCTCAATCCGGAACTCAGCCTGCGCGGGGGAGCTATTTGAACTGATCTCTTCTCATGGTGGCCTGCGACATATGCCGATCCGACATGGGCTCGGGGTTCGTCGCGGACAGTCCGGTTTTGTGCATCTATTTTTATTCTTAACATCGGATTTATACCCGCCTACGGCATCGGTTGGAACGGCAGTCCGCCCGGCGGAATAGGAAAGGCGGCGCCGCGGATCGCTCCGCAAGCTGAACAATCAAGTGATATCAATGAAATCGAATGTTATTAGAGCTGGGCTTCTCGCATCCTTCTTATCGGTGTTTTTTGCCGCTTGCCTGCTCGTGCCTGTAATCGATGCATCGGCCGGAGGGGATTTCGGCGATGGGATGCATTGGGAACTGGATGACAGAGGTGTCTTGACGATCTCTAGCGAAGGGGCCACTGGGTCCTTGTACTATAGCAGTTATCCTTGGGAATATTGCAAAGACGACATTGCGAAAGTCATAATCGAAGATGGTGTCACGAGCATCGGGGACAGCACCTTCTACGGCTGCACCTCCCTCGCCTCCGTATCCATACCTGATTCGGTCGAAAGAATAGGGGGACTCGCATTCTACGGCTGCACCTCCCTCGCCTCCGTGTCCATACCTGATTCGGTTTCACACATCGGAGATGGTGCGTTCTCCAACTGCACTTTGCTCACAGAGTTCTCCGGTTCCTACGGTAAAATAGTCGACGGAATCATGTTGGTAAACGAGAAGACTCTAGTTACTTGCGCTGCTGGTTCAGGGGCATCGTTTGTAACCATACCGGATTCGGTCACGAGCATCGGATTGGACGCGTTCTGCGGCTGCACCTCCCTCGCCTCCGTCTCCATACCGGATTCTGTTATGGACATTGGCGGGGGCGCATTCTACGGCTGCACCTCCCTCGCCTCCGTCTCCATACCTGATTCGGTCGAAAGAATAGGGGAACTCGCATTCTCCGGCTGCACCTCCCTCGCCTCCGTCTCCATACCTGATTCGGTCGAAAGAATAGGGTGGCAAGTGTTCAACGGTTGCACCTCCCTCGCCTCCGTATCCATACCGGATTCGGTCACGTACATTGACAACTACGCGTTCTACGATTGCACCTCCCTCGCCTCCGTCTCCATCGGTGACGGGGTCACAAGCATAGGGATCAGCATGTTCTACAACTGCACCTCCCTCGCCTCCGTCTCCATCGGTGACGGAGTCCAGAGCATAGGAGAGAGTGCGTTCTGGGGTTGCACCTCCCTCGCCTCCGTCTCCATACCGGATTCGGTCACGAGCATTGATGACTACATGTTTTACAACTGCACCTCCCTCGCCTCCGTCTCCATACCTGATTCGGTAAAATCCATCGGGAATCAAGCATTTGATCGCTGCACCTCCCTCGCCTCCGTGGATATTGGGAACTCGTTGAAATCTATAGGGGAGAGTGCGTTCTGGGGCTGCACCTCCCTCGCCTCCATATCCATACCTGATTCGGTCACAAGCATCGGAGGGAGTGCATTCTTCACCCTGGTCTTCCTCGATTATGAGGGGAAATGGCTAACCAACACG belongs to Candidatus Methanomethylophilaceae archaeon and includes:
- a CDS encoding flavin reductase family protein, translated to MRKDFGSKPCVYPMPVFIIATYGEDGVPNAMNAAWGGIAEEDRITICLDPSHKTTENILAKKAFTVSMATEDYVAECDYVGIVSANDVPDKFARAGFHAERSGKVDAPLIKELPMALECDLISFDESTCTLIGKIVNVCADESILTDGKIDPKKLRPIVYDTVNKRYYSFGSEVGKAFGEGKKLIRGPLRFFR
- a CDS encoding VWA domain-containing protein, which produces MDQSLMELVFILDRSGSMSGKESDTIGGFNSLIEKQKKEEGDALVTVVLFDDQYELLYDRVSLKEIPEMTSKEYFVRGSTALLDSVGKTINSIKAKQDGAEESSKPGKTMFVIITDGYENASHEYRRDTIKNLIETRKKEDWEFLFIGANIDSVTEAASLGIDANRAANYEQNEAGASSMFAAVGKVVAEVRRSKDKASESISDDWSKDIKS
- a CDS encoding class I SAM-dependent methyltransferase, which encodes MANILDRKARPEAPRYGEENFDIMQCRMPHGDLGPSVIDHMNEGHRPGIEWAIAQIPDIDPEFILDIGYGGGIVSRLILRRFTKARGYGIDISEVSYQYASEYDRYFIDEGRLRLIIGDVHDMPYEDGKFGLVISNASYFFWEDIGKAFKEIGRVMAEGATICIPDGKPITDDNYEEAKANAEPPMNVYKDSEMIAFMAAAGIDAKRVVSEDGEMGAFIGVKRRRA
- a CDS encoding MATE family efflux transporter yields the protein MDILLGDYKKAIRSMFVPFLVAFAVIELNQFVDTFWISGLGKSASEAISVSISFYGLLMCAGMGIGIGATSAIAFRLGQGNKEIAGSIASNAMILSILLGLASSAIMFFAMDPALWILGAENIRTECWDYMIPFIAMAPILMAHSVIGGLFRGEGAARKSTAIQMAAALLNIVLDPFLIYALNMGIMGAGISTGLSALIALMIGLRWYAEGKTAVRMDRSNFRFSKDAVKEIMNVGIPKTFQDLITNFTVFAQRIFIIVAGGTTAVLIYNYPFRITSLFNLPGKSLEHSMLPIASSSYGQKDLVKMKGAADYALKLTLCIAAVFTVLIFIFAEPLMSIFTYEESMGALLPDLAQALRLICLTMPFMAIKGIGASLLQAMKKAKIPMYFDLFWSILRLILFALSAYGFLGIDPFQGIMLIMAALNIGGGCIVMALAYASMRRLMREAGQQTA
- a CDS encoding methyltransferase domain-containing protein, whose protein sequence is MQEICQFMRPHGEEGKKVIEEMIESHKDQIEWGVQQFPEIHPERILDIGCGGGNFSRLLLEKYPGSKVYGLDISETSLEYCREYNGKYVGEGRLELTLGDVIDMPYDDGFFDLIVSNSSYFFWPDLRGSMKEIARVLREDGLVCITTGCHFENHSDAEGEEFCDGFRVVTGSEMMSCYEGAGLRYRACVGPGGRKCAYFGRKGTDDEEGIRQHMLPRGEEGEAVLKSMNDDHRPQIQWGIDHLPEIRPSKILDVGCGGGVFIRLVLERYPEAKGFGIDLSELSVEHARAFNADLGDRAEFEIANVERLPFGDGEFDLVVSNASHFFWPNLAEDIKEVGRVIRTGGTLCFTAGIHYETKPAEEEMKGEGVRNYAIDSEMIGMLDAAGIDAECFADPESGRYVAYVGIKRRRYRSLIINECLYSRLFLYQQVKDTRVEADVFRFPLASTFRP
- a CDS encoding putative Ig domain-containing protein — encoded protein: MKCQSKFLAAVAVALMLAVAVSPALASDQSTGATDNTANVDIGRGMTWSWTPTFNLPDTVVSVYASATNFMSTSVSPSKYSQTSSGYTQVSEGTATMQPANGPGFGVSTTLTVGVSNPASVDAQNYTIYAIKGTTKLTAPAFPTSGTVTTTMSKNGGTATSAWTSYIGLTISATTGKITGKPTATGTYVFHQTLTGTSAGSRDITAVVEEKVAR